In the Bacillus sp. HSf4 genome, TCTGCACTTTCAAAATATGCTCTTTTACTTCAGGGAGCGGAGCCAATCCGATATCGTCACGCACAATTTCCAAAGTCGGGACCTGAACCATATGATTTCACCCTTCCTATTTATTTCCCGTTAATTTTTTGTGAATAAAGGAGCCCAGCCATCTTGCAGCCAGATTAAAGACCAAAACGGATAAAACAAGAACCGCTGAAGCGCCGTTTGCGATCGCCTCGGCATCGGGAATAATGCCCTGTGTGTTGACATTCCAAATGTGGACGGCAAGCGTTTCCGCCGGTCTGAAAATATTAAGCGGAGACGTTTCCGAAAATGGATTCCAATCGGCAAAATTCAATCGCGGTGTTGTCAGTCCGGCTGTGAACAGCAATGCTGCAGCCTCTCCAAAAACCCGCCCTGACGCAAGGATCGCACCGGTGATGATCGATGGAACAGCCCCCGGAATCAAAACGGTTTTGATCGTATGCCATTTTGATACGCCTAATGCTAAGGAAGCTTCTTTTTGTTCTTTCGGCACGGAACGAATCGCATCTTCTGTCACCCGCACCATGACGGGAAGGTTAAAGATCGTTAAAACAAGCGCTCCGCCGATAATGCTGTATCCCCAGCCCGTCAGGTTGACGAACATCAGCATCCCAAACATCCCCATGACAATGGAAGGAAGGGATGACAAAACCTCAATACAGACTCGGATAAAATCGGTCAGTTTATTGTCTGGCGCATACTCCGCCATGTAAATACCGCCTCCGACACCTAGCGGAACAGTGATCAGCATCGTCAGCACTAAAATATAAAATGAGTTAAACAGCTGATCACGAATGCCCCCTCCGCTTGAAAGCGCGCTGGAACGCGATGTCAAAAAGTCGAGGTTGATTTGTGAAACACCGTTGATCAAAATATAAGCGAACAGTCCGACAAGAATGGCGGAGATAATCAAGGCAATCAATCCAAAAACACCGGTTGCTAGACGATCTGTTACTTTGCTGTTCATTACAGTTTCCTCCTGGATGACAGATAACGGATGAGCAGAATGAATAAGAATGACATGATCAACAGAACAAGCCCCATTGACCAGAGCGTATTGTTTTCCACGCTGCCATACGTTGTGTGACCCATGTTCAGCGTGATAATCGTGGTCAATGTTCCCGCTGGATCCAACAGGCTCTCGAAAAGATTCCGGGAGTTTCCGATCACCATCTGCACGGCGAGCGCTTCGCCGAATGCCCTCGCCATTCCCAAAACGACAGCTGTCAGAAGCGAAGGCAGCGCTGCCGGAATCAAAACCTTTCGGATCGTCTGCCAACGCGTAGCCCCCAGCGCATATGATCCTTCGCGGAGATTTTTAGGAAGCGACATGAGCGCATCTGTTGAAATGGATGTCACCGTCGGTAAAATCATGACGGACAGGACGATGGTTCCCGCCAACAGGCTGTGTCCTGATCCGCTTGCTTTAAACTGCCCAATAAACGGAACTAATACTGTAAGGCCTATGAATCCATAAACGACGGAAGGAATGCCTACAAGCAATTCAATTACCGGCTGCAGCACTTTTCTTCCCCATGAAGGTGCGATTTCCGTCATAAAAATCGCTCCTCCTATGCCAAGCGGCGCCGCAATCAGAGATGCAAGAAGGGTCACTGAAAATGATCCGATGATAAACGGAAGCGCCCCGTATTTGGGGTGATCATTCATTGGATTCCAATCTAGACTGGTTAAGAATTCAATCGGACTTACACCACTAGTCAGAAAAGATTGCAACCCCTTATTTCCCAGAAAAATCGTGATTGAAATCGCTGCTGCCATCATGATTAACGCGCACGTTGAAACCAGAATTTTTCCGCGAACTTCATCCATTTTGCGGTTTTGCTTGGAGCTGATCAGCCGCTCTTTGGCGGACATTTTCTCTATTTGTTGAGTCATTTTTTACACTCCTATAAATACAAGTCATAATAGGGAAAGTGGCTAAGCAGCACACTTTCCCATCTTCTGTTTTCATTATTTTGCAGTTTGCTTTCCATCTGCGTCACGTTTGACTTCCATTTGTGTTGCCGGAATATAGCCCTGTTCTGTCACAATCGTTTTTTGAATTTCGTCACTCATTAAATAATCCAAAAATGTTTTAGCCAATCCTTCCGGTTCACCTTTTGTATAAGAATGCTCATAAGCCCAAATCGGGAATTTACCTTTTTGCACATTTTCTGCCGTCGGTTTC is a window encoding:
- the pstA gene encoding phosphate ABC transporter permease PstA, translated to MNSKVTDRLATGVFGLIALIISAILVGLFAYILINGVSQINLDFLTSRSSALSSGGGIRDQLFNSFYILVLTMLITVPLGVGGGIYMAEYAPDNKLTDFIRVCIEVLSSLPSIVMGMFGMLMFVNLTGWGYSIIGGALVLTIFNLPVMVRVTEDAIRSVPKEQKEASLALGVSKWHTIKTVLIPGAVPSIITGAILASGRVFGEAAALLFTAGLTTPRLNFADWNPFSETSPLNIFRPAETLAVHIWNVNTQGIIPDAEAIANGASAVLVLSVLVFNLAARWLGSFIHKKLTGNK
- the pstC gene encoding phosphate ABC transporter permease subunit PstC, encoding MTQQIEKMSAKERLISSKQNRKMDEVRGKILVSTCALIMMAAAISITIFLGNKGLQSFLTSGVSPIEFLTSLDWNPMNDHPKYGALPFIIGSFSVTLLASLIAAPLGIGGAIFMTEIAPSWGRKVLQPVIELLVGIPSVVYGFIGLTVLVPFIGQFKASGSGHSLLAGTIVLSVMILPTVTSISTDALMSLPKNLREGSYALGATRWQTIRKVLIPAALPSLLTAVVLGMARAFGEALAVQMVIGNSRNLFESLLDPAGTLTTIITLNMGHTTYGSVENNTLWSMGLVLLIMSFLFILLIRYLSSRRKL